A genomic segment from Methanolobus zinderi encodes:
- a CDS encoding DUF429 domain-containing protein encodes MDPAEVRHRIYGVDFSGSKTACKKIWISEAFVQEGKLRILRTFPIGDLVNGKKKDRDACLKALRELISGSEKSVFGMDFPFSLPRELLFTDTWESFVSGFADRYSSPEQFRNQMRTYTQNKELKRLTDSEVKAPFCVYNLRLYRQTYYGIRDVLGPLLEEESACMIPMHRTVEDKPWLMEICPASTLKNEGLYIPYKGKSPEKKRAREYILAEMQERGITMEARIRELIIGNTDGDALDSMIAAFATSRAIPGLENTLKTIRSIYLLEGYTFF; translated from the coding sequence ATGGACCCTGCTGAAGTAAGACACCGGATATACGGTGTTGACTTCAGTGGCTCGAAGACAGCGTGTAAGAAAATATGGATCAGCGAAGCTTTTGTTCAGGAAGGTAAGCTCAGGATACTTCGGACCTTCCCGATAGGGGATCTCGTCAACGGAAAGAAAAAGGACAGGGATGCATGTCTCAAAGCCCTGAGAGAGCTGATCAGTGGCAGTGAAAAAAGTGTTTTCGGGATGGATTTCCCTTTCAGCCTGCCCCGAGAATTGTTATTCACCGATACCTGGGAATCTTTCGTATCAGGATTTGCTGACAGATACAGTTCCCCGGAACAGTTCCGCAACCAGATGCGGACATACACACAGAACAAAGAGCTCAAACGCCTGACAGATTCCGAGGTAAAGGCTCCTTTTTGCGTATACAACCTCAGACTGTACCGCCAGACCTATTATGGGATCCGTGACGTACTCGGACCACTGCTGGAAGAGGAGAGTGCCTGCATGATACCAATGCACAGGACTGTTGAAGATAAGCCCTGGCTCATGGAGATATGTCCGGCATCCACTTTGAAAAATGAAGGACTCTATATTCCATACAAGGGAAAATCCCCTGAGAAAAAAAGAGCAAGGGAATATATCCTTGCAGAAATGCAAGAACGTGGGATCACCATGGAAGCCCGTATACGGGAGCTTATAATAGGCAATACCGACGGCGATGCACTCGACAGCATGATCGCGGCATTTGCCACTTCAAGGGCGATCCCAGGACTTGAAAATACTCTTAAGACGATCCGGTCGATCTATCTTCTGGAAGGATATACTTTCTTTTGA
- the fpoF gene encoding F420H2 dehydrogenase subunit FpoF has protein sequence MAHPKILEVIEHDVCTACGACVSTCPAGAITMNKHAEVRDPDNLELYVKGAAPDVCEGCLTCGRLCPVIDGYVEDEFENVKEFFGAKSKIEGQDGGVTSILAKTLLETGTVDCIVGIAKDDKWGTELILMTEPEDVDRTTGTKYTYDSVLSALKEPFEKYDKIGVIGVPCQAHGARLIVENASDKIVVILGLLCMESFYHDVMTEKIVPEIMGLNLDDVVKMDFGKGKFWNYTKDGEAHSVKIPEVAHHARNPCHHCCDYTSVSADISLGSVGAPDGWNSVFIRTDVGKEIFELVKDKVEIMEDPKPGIDLVKKLAKMKHDNNSEHYMEVCEKFTFDECGIH, from the coding sequence ATGGCCCATCCAAAAATATTAGAGGTCATTGAACACGACGTCTGTACTGCTTGCGGGGCATGTGTATCTACATGCCCTGCCGGTGCTATCACCATGAACAAGCATGCAGAAGTCCGTGACCCTGATAATTTAGAACTATACGTCAAAGGAGCAGCACCCGATGTATGTGAAGGATGTCTCACATGCGGAAGACTTTGCCCCGTAATTGACGGATATGTGGAAGACGAATTTGAAAACGTTAAAGAGTTCTTCGGAGCAAAGAGTAAGATAGAAGGTCAGGATGGTGGTGTAACATCCATTCTGGCAAAGACCCTGCTTGAGACCGGCACTGTAGACTGTATTGTCGGTATCGCCAAGGATGATAAATGGGGTACCGAGCTTATTCTCATGACCGAACCGGAAGACGTTGACAGGACAACAGGTACCAAATATACCTATGACTCAGTCCTTTCAGCTCTGAAAGAACCATTTGAGAAATACGATAAGATCGGTGTTATCGGCGTACCATGCCAGGCACACGGAGCACGCCTTATTGTAGAGAATGCAAGCGACAAGATAGTCGTGATTCTTGGTCTGCTGTGTATGGAAAGTTTCTACCATGACGTTATGACCGAGAAGATCGTTCCTGAGATCATGGGACTGAATCTTGATGATGTCGTTAAGATGGACTTCGGCAAGGGTAAATTCTGGAACTACACCAAAGACGGTGAAGCACACAGTGTAAAGATCCCTGAAGTCGCTCACCATGCAAGGAATCCGTGCCACCACTGTTGCGACTACACTTCAGTATCAGCAGATATATCACTGGGATCAGTAGGTGCTCCTGATGGCTGGAACTCTGTTTTTATACGCACCGATGTGGGCAAGGAGATATTCGAGCTTGTCAAGGATAAAGTAGAGATTATGGAAGATCCGAAGCCCGGAATAGACCTTGTCAAGAAACTTGCAAAAATGAAACACGATAACAACTCAGAACACTACATGGAAGTGTGTGAGAAGTTCACATTCGATGAATGTGGCATTCACTGA
- the arsM gene encoding arsenite methyltransferase, whose translation MGEDKARFFKALGDPTRLTIVGCLLKQDHCACDFSKISGKDQTTISRHLKVLVEAGILRYEKDGRYVIYSIRDDKMKQTLEKCGVEKVDSCCSGSEMDADTKKDVVKKNYGRIALGLVQGCGCCDDLTSEQVAASIGYSQQDTESFSEANLGLGCGNPTAFGEIKEGDIVLDLGSGAGFDSFLAARKVGNTGKVIGVDMTEDMIARARKNAERYGFDNVEFRMGDIEDLPVETDSVDVIISNCVINLVPDKSRVFREAYRVLRGGGRMYISDIVLLKELTSEERNDEELICSCVGGALMKEDYLDLIKEAGFEISIIDEDRDISKRQYSGYPLESIKLELRKK comes from the coding sequence ATGGGTGAAGATAAAGCCCGATTCTTCAAAGCTCTGGGGGATCCTACAAGGCTTACCATCGTAGGATGTCTTTTGAAGCAAGACCACTGTGCTTGTGATTTTTCAAAGATCTCCGGGAAGGATCAGACAACTATCTCCAGACATCTGAAGGTACTTGTCGAGGCGGGGATCCTCCGGTATGAGAAAGACGGAAGATATGTAATTTACAGTATCAGGGATGATAAGATGAAACAGACTCTTGAGAAATGCGGTGTTGAAAAGGTGGATTCATGCTGCTCGGGAAGTGAAATGGATGCGGATACAAAAAAGGATGTCGTGAAGAAGAATTACGGCAGGATAGCACTGGGGCTTGTACAGGGCTGCGGATGCTGCGATGATCTTACAAGTGAGCAGGTGGCAGCTTCCATTGGCTATTCGCAACAGGACACAGAATCATTCTCTGAAGCAAACCTTGGACTTGGATGCGGGAATCCCACGGCATTTGGTGAGATCAAAGAAGGTGATATTGTTCTTGATCTTGGTTCGGGCGCGGGGTTCGATAGCTTCCTGGCTGCGAGGAAGGTGGGCAATACCGGAAAGGTCATCGGTGTGGATATGACGGAGGACATGATCGCAAGGGCCCGGAAAAATGCTGAAAGATATGGTTTTGATAATGTGGAATTCAGAATGGGGGACATTGAAGATCTGCCCGTTGAAACAGATTCTGTTGATGTGATCATAAGTAACTGTGTGATAAACCTCGTACCGGACAAATCCCGGGTTTTCAGAGAGGCATACCGTGTGCTCAGGGGCGGTGGCAGGATGTATATCTCCGATATTGTGCTTCTGAAAGAGCTGACATCTGAAGAAAGAAATGACGAAGAATTGATATGCTCATGTGTGGGTGGTGCATTGATGAAAGAGGATTATCTCGATCTGATAAAAGAGGCAGGTTTTGAGATAAGTATCATCGATGAGGATAGGGATATCAGCAAGAGGCAGTACTCAGGATATCCGCTGGAAAGCATTAAACTTGAATTGAGAAAAAAATAA
- the afpA gene encoding archaeoflavoprotein AfpA — MKRIAWGITGSGDLIKETYEVMRDIKNRTDIEMMVFLSKDGEVVMKWYRMWDSIQRDFPNFKTEGGPNSPFIAGPLQVGYYDALIIAPATANTVAKLVHGIADTLVTNAVSQTAKGQTPIYVLAVDRERGSVKTYSPEGREMELKMREVDVTNTEKLGQMENITILSSPEDIYDIVGIEKS, encoded by the coding sequence ATGAAAAGGATAGCATGGGGCATAACAGGTTCCGGAGATCTGATCAAGGAAACATACGAGGTAATGAGGGATATCAAGAACAGGACCGATATAGAAATGATGGTCTTCCTTTCAAAGGACGGTGAAGTGGTGATGAAATGGTACCGCATGTGGGATAGTATACAAAGAGACTTCCCCAACTTCAAGACAGAGGGCGGTCCCAACTCACCTTTCATTGCAGGCCCGCTCCAGGTGGGATATTATGATGCCCTGATAATAGCTCCGGCCACGGCAAACACCGTTGCCAAGTTAGTCCATGGTATTGCAGATACCCTTGTCACCAATGCAGTATCACAGACAGCAAAGGGGCAAACGCCTATTTATGTGCTTGCTGTTGATCGTGAACGAGGCAGTGTCAAGACCTACTCACCCGAAGGAAGGGAGATGGAGCTCAAGATGAGGGAAGTCGATGTGACAAACACTGAAAAACTCGGACAGATGGAAAATATCACCATCCTTTCAAGCCCTGAGGATATTTACGATATCGTGGGAATAGAGAAAAGCTAA
- a CDS encoding DUF2180 family protein, protein MMKCYDCMEDGKETEAACVCIVCGKGLCVDHSNEFELPVSVGKPPHVERLPKGLPRLMCRYCLDQTMVDGFD, encoded by the coding sequence ATGATGAAATGCTATGATTGTATGGAAGACGGAAAAGAAACTGAAGCAGCATGCGTGTGTATAGTTTGCGGCAAGGGTCTTTGCGTAGACCATTCAAATGAATTTGAGCTGCCGGTATCCGTAGGAAAGCCTCCTCATGTTGAAAGGCTTCCGAAGGGACTTCCGAGGCTCATGTGCCGGTATTGCCTGGATCAGACCATGGTAGACGGATTTGACTGA
- a CDS encoding ferredoxin--NADP reductase, translating to MKFEEAVIEILPRSKNVKSFRFKRPDDFDFKAGQYIIVTINVAEKKTSKPFSLSSSPTEEDHIEFTKKLTGHEYSNALDSMSVGDTASISGPYGKMTFEGEYDRIVLLSGGIGITPMRSICKYCTDMKLDTDVVMICSDRTEDDMVFWKELQDMMHENRNLLVFQTLTRASEGWKGSRERINANIIEDQVPDYRTRRFFVCGPPRMVESMLEMLSQIGVPDENIKKESITGY from the coding sequence TTGAAATTTGAGGAAGCGGTAATTGAAATTTTACCGCGCAGTAAAAACGTGAAGAGCTTCAGGTTCAAACGACCTGATGATTTTGATTTCAAGGCAGGACAGTATATAATAGTTACAATAAATGTAGCCGAAAAGAAGACCAGCAAACCTTTCAGTCTCTCGAGCAGCCCGACTGAAGAGGACCACATCGAGTTCACAAAAAAACTGACAGGGCATGAATATTCCAATGCTCTTGATTCCATGAGTGTGGGCGATACTGCAAGTATCAGCGGACCCTACGGGAAGATGACCTTTGAAGGAGAATATGACAGGATAGTCCTTCTGAGTGGTGGTATTGGTATCACTCCCATGAGAAGTATCTGTAAATATTGCACCGATATGAAGCTGGACACTGATGTGGTAATGATATGCAGTGACAGAACAGAGGATGATATGGTATTCTGGAAAGAATTGCAGGACATGATGCATGAAAATCGTAATCTTCTGGTGTTCCAGACCCTGACAAGAGCCTCTGAGGGCTGGAAAGGTTCCCGTGAAAGGATAAATGCGAATATAATTGAGGACCAGGTTCCGGATTACAGGACAAGGCGCTTCTTTGTCTGCGGCCCTCCACGCATGGTCGAATCCATGCTGGAAATGCTGAGTCAGATCGGTGTACCTGATGAGAACATAAAAAAGGAATCTATTACAGGATATTGA
- a CDS encoding flavodoxin family protein, translating into MSEDQGIRLLGISGSPRKKATDYVVNEALRYAREKFGAETEYFSASGKNLKFCIHCDYCVRTKKGCVHKDDIVDLYEKMIWADAWIIGTPVYQGTLSAQTKTILDRCRAVVARDPKVFLNKVGAAAAVGGDRVGGQEPAIQDIHAFYVISEMIPIGGGSFGSNFGGTFWSQDKGAEGVAEDSEGLRSLRRTMKKLMETAQLMKKIQQG; encoded by the coding sequence ATGTCAGAAGATCAAGGTATCCGTTTGCTTGGAATATCAGGAAGTCCTAGGAAAAAGGCCACGGATTATGTAGTGAATGAGGCCCTGCGATATGCAAGGGAAAAATTCGGAGCAGAAACCGAGTACTTCTCGGCCAGCGGAAAAAACCTGAAGTTCTGTATCCACTGTGATTATTGTGTGCGTACCAAGAAAGGTTGTGTACACAAGGATGATATTGTGGATCTCTATGAGAAAATGATATGGGCCGATGCCTGGATCATCGGCACTCCGGTATACCAGGGCACATTGAGTGCCCAGACAAAAACAATACTGGACAGGTGCCGTGCAGTCGTTGCACGCGATCCCAAGGTTTTTCTTAACAAGGTAGGTGCTGCCGCTGCTGTGGGTGGTGACAGGGTAGGCGGGCAGGAACCAGCGATCCAGGATATACATGCATTTTATGTTATCAGTGAAATGATACCCATAGGTGGAGGGTCATTTGGCTCTAACTTCGGAGGAACATTCTGGTCACAGGATAAGGGTGCGGAAGGAGTGGCTGAGGATTCCGAAGGTCTGAGAAGCCTTCGAAGGACAATGAAGAAACTAATGGAAACCGCACAACTGATGAAAAAGATACAACAGGGGTGA
- a CDS encoding DUF2180 family protein has product MKCYECAKNGKDSDTVAICIVCGRGVCKDHLVREDTPVWEGEYSIKLKCGMGVECKYEDVQHWKKVLCMPCHEALKENY; this is encoded by the coding sequence ATGAAATGTTATGAATGCGCAAAAAATGGAAAAGATAGCGACACCGTGGCTATATGTATCGTATGCGGGAGAGGAGTGTGTAAGGATCATCTGGTCAGGGAAGACACTCCTGTGTGGGAAGGAGAGTACAGTATAAAACTTAAGTGCGGCATGGGAGTCGAGTGCAAATATGAGGATGTACAGCACTGGAAGAAAGTGCTATGTATGCCCTGCCATGAAGCTCTGAAGGAGAACTACTAG
- a CDS encoding (2Fe-2S)-binding protein — MSDNCCCPESGKSAPMIIPMVCGDSGGSEQNRSDEVILCPVCQKEGNHVRNVTVRHLVKKELAGKAGQCDYRICMNEKCDVAYYSEDLSIIFEKEDLKVPLWYKEDASPRYACYCSRITEEDVIRAVREQKITEMNAIRKHYDPEAKCQCNVKNPTGKCCTNAFNSFIKKAPDGE, encoded by the coding sequence GTGTCAGATAATTGTTGCTGCCCGGAATCCGGGAAAAGTGCACCAATGATCATTCCTATGGTATGTGGTGATTCTGGTGGAAGTGAGCAGAATAGGTCAGATGAGGTCATCCTGTGTCCTGTCTGTCAGAAGGAAGGGAATCACGTTAGAAATGTCACAGTGCGGCACCTTGTTAAAAAGGAGCTGGCAGGAAAGGCTGGTCAGTGTGACTACCGGATCTGTATGAATGAAAAGTGTGATGTTGCTTACTACAGTGAGGATTTGAGCATCATTTTTGAAAAAGAGGATCTTAAGGTACCTCTATGGTACAAGGAGGATGCAAGTCCCAGATACGCCTGTTACTGCAGCAGGATCACAGAAGAGGATGTTATCAGGGCAGTAAGGGAGCAGAAAATCACAGAAATGAATGCAATCAGGAAACACTACGACCCTGAAGCAAAGTGTCAGTGCAATGTCAAAAATCCCACAGGAAAGTGTTGCACAAATGCTTTTAATAGCTTCATAAAAAAAGCACCGGATGGTGAATAA
- a CDS encoding nicotinamide-nucleotide adenylyltransferase, with protein sequence MNMRRAFYIGRFQPFHLGHYSIINSIARDVDELVIGIGSAQKSHEPRNPFTAGERVMMIRHALEDADTTHYAIPIEDLQRNAVWVSHIISMTPPFDIVYSNNPLVIQLFREVGIEVRQPPMYHRNNGYSGREIRRRMIANEDWKSLVPPAVADVIEEIDGVGRMKQISKTDID encoded by the coding sequence ATGAATATGAGAAGAGCGTTCTATATCGGACGCTTTCAACCATTCCATCTCGGGCACTACTCTATCATAAACAGTATTGCCCGGGACGTGGATGAGCTGGTAATCGGTATTGGTAGTGCGCAGAAAAGTCACGAACCAAGGAATCCTTTTACAGCGGGCGAACGTGTGATGATGATCAGACATGCCCTTGAGGATGCGGATACCACCCATTATGCAATACCCATCGAGGACCTTCAGAGAAATGCAGTATGGGTCTCACACATTATTTCTATGACACCACCTTTTGATATAGTTTATTCAAACAACCCTCTTGTTATCCAGCTGTTCCGGGAAGTGGGTATAGAGGTACGACAGCCTCCAATGTACCATAGGAATAACGGATATTCAGGAAGGGAGATACGCAGAAGGATGATCGCCAATGAGGACTGGAAGAGTCTGGTACCTCCTGCTGTTGCGGATGTAATTGAAGAGATAGACGGTGTCGGAAGAATGAAACAGATATCCAAGACTGATATCGACTGA
- the mer gene encoding 5,10-methylenetetrahydromethanopterin reductase, which translates to MTFGIEFVPSDPVLKIAHYAKLAEQQGFDNVWITDHYNNRDVYSTLTVLAMNTNSIKLGTGVTNPYTRNAAVTASSIGSVNEISGGRAILGLGPGDKATFDAMGISWDKPLTTTKESIQAIRGFLAGEKVTQDGDMVKFGGAKMAFKTGDVPIYMGAQGPKMLELAGEVSDGVLINASHPKDFEVAVDKIAAGAKKAGRDPKEVDVAAYACFSIDKDAAKAKSAAQVVVAFIVAGSPDMVLERHGIDPSAKADIGGAIAKGDFGALMGGMVTDDMIDAFSICGTPDDCKARINDLLDIGVTQIVAGSPIGPNKEKAIKLIGKEIIG; encoded by the coding sequence ATGACATTTGGAATTGAATTTGTACCAAGCGACCCGGTTTTAAAAATAGCTCACTATGCAAAACTTGCTGAACAGCAGGGCTTTGACAACGTATGGATCACAGACCACTACAACAACCGTGATGTATATTCAACCTTAACCGTGCTTGCAATGAACACAAACAGTATCAAGCTCGGAACAGGTGTAACAAACCCATACACAAGGAACGCAGCTGTGACTGCATCAAGCATCGGCTCCGTTAACGAGATCTCAGGCGGCCGTGCAATTCTCGGTCTTGGTCCCGGAGACAAGGCAACTTTCGATGCAATGGGTATTTCATGGGACAAGCCACTCACAACAACAAAGGAAAGCATTCAGGCAATCCGTGGCTTCCTCGCAGGAGAGAAAGTAACCCAGGATGGCGACATGGTCAAGTTCGGCGGTGCTAAGATGGCATTCAAGACCGGCGATGTACCTATCTACATGGGTGCACAGGGTCCGAAGATGCTCGAGCTCGCAGGAGAGGTATCAGACGGTGTACTGATCAACGCATCACACCCAAAGGACTTCGAGGTAGCTGTAGATAAGATCGCAGCAGGCGCAAAGAAGGCAGGACGCGACCCCAAGGAAGTTGACGTTGCAGCATACGCATGCTTCTCAATCGACAAGGATGCTGCAAAGGCAAAGAGTGCAGCACAGGTCGTAGTTGCATTTATCGTTGCAGGTTCACCTGACATGGTACTTGAGCGCCACGGCATCGACCCATCAGCAAAGGCTGATATCGGCGGAGCAATCGCAAAGGGTGACTTCGGTGCACTTATGGGCGGTATGGTCACAGATGACATGATAGACGCATTCTCAATCTGCGGAACACCAGACGACTGTAAGGCAAGGATCAACGACCTGCTTGACATCGGTGTAACACAGATTGTCGCAGGATCCCCGATCGGTCCAAACAAAGAGAAGGCAATCAAGCTCATCGGTAAAGAAATAATCGGATAA
- a CDS encoding multiheme c-type cytochrome, with amino-acid sequence MKHVSVFIFIALVMLLLGFANAAEPTASGELSSSDFSESDRCTECHGITYSQWDDTMHANAYIDPFYLKEFDAASNDTDGLVDSFCSRCHTPIGVVSGEIPPADGSHLSEIAKEGVNCDFCHTVSASNGTGNAPFIVTPGDVKWGPFKDSESAFHESEYLELETRAEFCGMCHEVSHPVNGLLIDDTYPAWKNSTYAEEDVTCQDCHMTPGITEFEANPGRSASGAPRRDHISLHRIVGGNAFMTEILNADNEKEMAIERLEQAATLNMDSPEIANRSENVTVQVSITNSGAGHNIPTGVSEIRQIWLEVKVTDGEGREIYNAGATDTRGEIVSAHTVYNNVLGDAQGDATLSFWLADRVLSDNRIGPKETVTEEHTFLLPEDAEYPLTVDATLKYRSAPQELIDHLFGEGVHEVPVIDMKEVSAVIYDPATPPEERVPPESTPGFGVLATVVVLLIVYLFKNR; translated from the coding sequence ATGAAACACGTATCAGTCTTTATTTTTATTGCATTGGTCATGCTGTTACTGGGTTTTGCAAATGCAGCAGAACCAACAGCATCAGGCGAATTGTCCTCTTCGGATTTTTCCGAATCTGACAGATGCACGGAGTGCCATGGCATCACTTATTCACAGTGGGACGATACAATGCACGCCAATGCCTATATCGACCCTTTTTACCTTAAGGAATTTGATGCTGCAAGTAATGATACAGACGGACTTGTGGATTCCTTCTGTTCCCGATGCCATACTCCCATCGGGGTTGTCTCGGGAGAGATTCCTCCGGCAGACGGCTCGCATCTGAGCGAGATCGCGAAGGAAGGAGTGAACTGTGATTTCTGTCATACAGTCTCCGCAAGCAACGGTACGGGTAACGCACCGTTTATAGTTACTCCTGGCGATGTGAAATGGGGTCCATTTAAGGATTCTGAATCCGCTTTCCATGAATCTGAATATCTTGAGCTAGAAACAAGAGCAGAGTTCTGTGGTATGTGTCATGAGGTATCGCATCCTGTAAACGGGCTTCTGATCGATGATACCTATCCTGCATGGAAGAACAGTACATATGCTGAGGAAGATGTGACATGCCAGGACTGTCATATGACCCCCGGTATCACGGAATTCGAAGCCAATCCGGGCAGATCCGCATCAGGTGCACCCCGACGGGACCATATCTCCCTGCATAGAATTGTGGGAGGAAATGCATTCATGACCGAAATTCTGAATGCTGATAATGAAAAGGAGATGGCTATCGAGAGGCTCGAGCAGGCTGCAACGCTCAATATGGACTCCCCGGAGATCGCGAACAGAAGTGAAAACGTTACGGTGCAGGTTTCAATTACAAATTCCGGTGCGGGCCATAATATTCCCACAGGTGTCTCCGAGATAAGGCAGATATGGCTTGAAGTAAAGGTTACTGATGGCGAAGGCCGAGAGATATATAATGCGGGAGCTACAGATACTAGAGGAGAGATTGTCTCTGCACATACGGTATATAACAATGTTCTGGGAGATGCTCAGGGGGATGCGACATTGAGTTTCTGGCTTGCGGACAGGGTACTTTCCGATAACAGGATCGGCCCGAAAGAAACAGTGACTGAAGAGCACACATTCCTTTTGCCTGAAGATGCGGAATATCCCCTGACGGTTGATGCAACGCTTAAATACCGTTCTGCTCCCCAGGAATTAATTGACCATCTCTTCGGGGAAGGTGTCCATGAGGTTCCGGTTATAGACATGAAGGAAGTATCAGCTGTCATATATGACCCTGCAACGCCGCCGGAAGAAAGAGTCCCGCCTGAATCAACACCAGGATTCGGTGTTCTTGCAACAGTTGTGGTATTACTTATCGTGTATTTATTCAAAAACAGATAA
- a CDS encoding 4Fe-4S dicluster domain-containing protein, whose protein sequence is MPPEVDLTKCEGIGACAESCPTDVIDIEENESGDLKSVIARPDDCVECGICVDACPTEAISLE, encoded by the coding sequence ATGCCACCAGAAGTAGATTTGACCAAATGTGAAGGAATCGGCGCATGTGCCGAATCATGTCCGACCGATGTAATAGATATCGAAGAGAATGAGAGTGGAGACCTCAAATCCGTTATCGCACGTCCGGATGATTGTGTGGAATGCGGAATCTGTGTGGATGCATGTCCCACAGAGGCAATAAGCCTTGAGTGA
- a CDS encoding carboxymuconolactone decarboxylase family protein, giving the protein MCGENRGKGCGHEEILDDMSDKLGFTPQILETLGELEPEFLKKYNMCNNKILEDGVLPAKTKILMALAVVASKQCERCVISQMKSALKNGATKDEIMETMDVIFMTSGAPAVAACRDALKMLK; this is encoded by the coding sequence ATGTGTGGAGAAAATAGAGGAAAAGGATGCGGACACGAAGAAATACTCGATGACATGTCAGATAAACTGGGTTTCACACCTCAGATCCTGGAAACGCTGGGGGAGCTTGAGCCTGAGTTCTTGAAGAAGTATAATATGTGCAACAACAAGATCCTCGAGGACGGGGTGCTTCCGGCCAAAACAAAGATACTCATGGCACTTGCAGTTGTTGCATCCAAACAGTGTGAACGCTGTGTCATATCTCAGATGAAGAGCGCTCTGAAGAATGGCGCAACAAAGGACGAGATCATGGAAACCATGGATGTCATTTTCATGACATCCGGCGCTCCGGCTGTTGCAGCATGCAGGGATGCCCTTAAAATGCTGAAATAA
- a CDS encoding inositol-3-phosphate synthase — MDKIRIAIAGIGNCASSLIQGIEYYKSKDENDAIGLMHWDIGGYKPFDIEVVAAFDIDKRKVGKDVSEAIYELPNCTAVFCPDVPKADVKVRMGCVLDGFSEHMNTYDEKRTFLLSDEPEATKEEIIKELRDSGAEILLNYLPVGSEEATRFYMDCALEAGVACINNMPVFIASDPTWAKRFEEKGIPIIGDDIKAQLGATITHRTLADLFNKRGVRLDRTYQLNTGGNTDFLNMLNRSRLASKKESKTEAVQSVVAQRMDDDDIHVGPSDYVPWQNDNKVCFLRMEGRLFGDVPMNLELRLSVEDSPNSAGVVIDAIRCCKLALNRGTGGILYSPSSYFMKHPPKQFTDDEAHKMTLEFICGERPN, encoded by the coding sequence ATTGCAGGTATTGGCAATTGTGCAAGTTCCCTAATTCAGGGTATCGAATATTATAAATCCAAGGATGAAAACGACGCAATAGGATTAATGCACTGGGATATTGGTGGTTACAAGCCCTTTGATATAGAAGTGGTCGCAGCCTTTGACATCGATAAGCGCAAGGTAGGAAAGGATGTTTCAGAGGCTATATATGAGCTGCCCAACTGTACTGCTGTTTTTTGCCCTGATGTCCCGAAAGCGGATGTAAAGGTCAGAATGGGCTGTGTTCTTGATGGCTTTTCAGAGCACATGAATACTTATGATGAAAAAAGGACATTCTTATTATCAGACGAACCGGAAGCAACAAAGGAAGAGATCATAAAAGAGTTGCGTGACTCCGGTGCCGAGATACTTCTGAACTACCTCCCGGTAGGTTCCGAGGAAGCAACCCGTTTCTATATGGACTGTGCACTGGAAGCAGGAGTCGCATGCATCAACAATATGCCGGTATTTATCGCAAGTGACCCCACATGGGCAAAAAGGTTCGAGGAAAAGGGCATACCCATCATAGGCGACGATATCAAAGCCCAGCTTGGTGCTACCATCACCCACAGAACCCTTGCAGATCTCTTTAACAAGCGCGGTGTCAGACTCGACAGGACATACCAGCTCAACACAGGCGGTAACACCGATTTCCTTAACATGCTCAACAGGAGCAGGCTGGCATCAAAGAAGGAGTCAAAGACAGAGGCCGTACAGTCGGTGGTCGCCCAGAGAATGGATGATGATGACATACACGTCGGACCAAGCGACTACGTACCCTGGCAGAACGACAACAAGGTATGTTTCCTGAGAATGGAAGGCAGGCTCTTCGGCGATGTACCCATGAACCTTGAGCTGCGTCTTTCAGTGGAGGATTCACCGAATTCCGCAGGTGTTGTCATTGACGCCATCAGGTGCTGTAAACTTGCCTTAAACCGTGGCACAGGTGGTATCCTTTATTCACCTTCGTCTTATTTCATGAAGCACCCGCCAAAGCAGTTCACCGACGATGAAGCCCACAAGATGACACTTGAGTTCATATGTGGGGAACGTCCCAATTAA